A portion of the Cherax quadricarinatus isolate ZL_2023a chromosome 21, ASM3850222v1, whole genome shotgun sequence genome contains these proteins:
- the LOC138853048 gene encoding uncharacterized protein, with protein MVTVGDNEYTIPVHNSFDALSSLENANPADDVASHVSDVDDFGDEVEQTFSDDNPPFCLRITSNATIGSIVQASVLNAPVHVFMDSGAQVNIIRSCLFKDKQLRHVLLVELTHVSSLSGIAGSRLRVRGQTALTFSIQDRDFTASFLAVGQITFPGDLLLGFVYMRDLRIVLDPYQWNAQIDDLTVPFWGYQFGSEIYHTAAEYEVRIKSLQACAFSSSVPKWSGTGNSVTPVYIPPTTSGMQDSVQLPQVSEEPPTTLSAEPIPAISASSSSSSSTGDALLENDYLQLVMPSFVDVTGHLQKDVSVAASALTRVSVVVCVPDGDNVLVDSDSCKVKGLFVEPSLHVVRDSKIHFFLANTSGHSAHLRANTSIVDLVHYPYPVQIEDELSPDQWVGAISTREASSIPLDQSILSVEEKDLAPTDFPDEVKHLLSLLNKHRKAIALPGEKMGITNLSSHHIPLEPGTRPIYIPACTMPHSQVAVTKELINQMLDEGVIAPSNSPWNAPLILVPKKDATWHPVIASGS; from the coding sequence atggtgacagtaggtgataatgagtacaccatccctgttcacaattcctttgatgccttaagcagtctcgagaacgCCAATcccgctgatgatgttgcttcacacgtctctgacgtagatgattttggggatgaagtggaacaaacctTTTCTGATGACAACCCTCCTTTTTGTCTGcgcataacttccaatgcaacgatAGGTTCCATAGTACAAGCATCTGTTCTTAacgcgcccgttcatgtgttcatggactctggtgcgcaagtcaatattatcaggtcttgtttatttaaggataagcagttacgacatgtccttcttgtAGAACtaactcatgtgtcctccctgaGTGGAATAGCTGGTTCTcgcctgcgtgtccgaggtcagactgccctcaccttttctatccaagatagagactttactgcttcttTCCTTGCTGTCggccagattactttccctggtgatcttCTGCTGGGATTTGTTTACAtgagagacttacgcattgtgctcgacccttaccaATGgaatgcccaaattgatgacttgaccgtaccattttggggttaccaatTTGGATCTGAGATCtaccatactgctgcagagtacgaagttcggattaagtccttacaagcctgtgcattttccagtagcgtacccaagtggtcaggcactggtaattctgtcactcctgTCTATATTCCACCTACAACTTCAGgcatgcaagatagtgtccagttgccTCAGGTGTCCGAGGAACCTccgactaccttgagtgctgagcctatccctgcaatatctgctagttcaagtagtagttcctccacaggggacgccttgttggAAAATGactacttgcaactagtaatgccatctttTGTTGATGTCACAGGCCATCTGCAAAAAGACGTCTCTGTcgcggctagtgccctcactagagtgtctgttgttgtttgtgttccagatggtgataatgtcctagtcgacagtgattcctgcaaagtcaagggtttatttgttgagccatccttacatgttgtaagagacagtaagatccattttttcctagctaacacttctggtcacagtgctcatctcagagcaaataccagtattgttgaccttgttcactatccttaccctgttcagatagaggatgagttgtcacctgaccagtgggtcggtgctatttcaaccaGGGAGGCTTCATCCattccactggatcaatccattctgtcagtagaggagaaagacttagctcccactgacttcccagatgaggtTAAGCATTTGTTGAGTCTGTTGAACAAacatcgtaaagccattgccttaccaggtgagaagatgggtataacaaaCTTATCGTCCCATCAtatcccacttgaacctggtaccagaCCTATTTATATACCTGCATGCacaatgcctcattcacaagttgctgtcacaaAAGAGTTAATCAATCAGATGCTTGATGAAGgtgttattgcacctagcaattcaccctggaatgcacccttgattctagtacctaagaaggatgctACTTGGCACCCAGTGATTGCTtcaggaagttaa